A portion of the Bacillus thuringiensis genome contains these proteins:
- the nrdI gene encoding class Ib ribonucleoside-diphosphate reductase assembly flavoprotein NrdI — protein sequence MLVAYDSMTGNVKRFIHKLNMPAVQIDEDLVIDEDFILITYTTGFGNVPERVLDFLERNNEKLKGVSASGNRNWGDMFGASADKISTKYEVPIVSKFELSGTNNDVEYFKERVREIATH from the coding sequence ATGTTAGTTGCATATGATTCTATGACAGGAAACGTGAAGCGTTTCATTCACAAATTAAATATGCCGGCCGTTCAAATTGATGAAGATCTAGTAATAGATGAAGACTTTATTCTTATTACGTATACAACAGGTTTTGGCAATGTACCAGAACGTGTTTTAGACTTTTTAGAGCGCAATAATGAAAAATTAAAAGGCGTATCTGCAAGCGGCAATCGTAACTGGGGAGACATGTTCGGTGCAAGTGCTGACAAGATTTCTACTAAATATGAAGTGCCTATTGTATCAAAATTTGAGTTATCTGGAACAAATAACGATGTAGAATATTTTAAGGAAAGGGTGCGGGAGATTGCGACACATTGA